CGATTGCCGACGTCGCCAGCGACTTCGTCTATGCTCGGCTGCAGAAGGGCAATGACGAGTTGAAGACCTGCTATCCGCCGAAGCAGCTCGACGCCTGGGCCAAGCGGTTTCAGGACTGGGCTGCCGGCGGCGAACCGG
This Pelorhabdus rhamnosifermentans DNA region includes the following protein-coding sequences:
- a CDS encoding DUF72 domain-containing protein — translated: RHVVEVRHDSFCVPEFIALIREHEVPVVFAEHGKYPAIADVASDFVYARLQKGNDELKTCYPPKQLDAWAKRFQDWAAGGEP